GTAAGAAATAGGAGTACCAACTCTGCTTCGCTCTTCTTTTTCTTCTCGAGTAAAGGCCCGCCATTCTGGACCCGCGTCCATAACGCGTTCATGGATGACGAGCCCGCAACCGCCGCAGATAACCTCTCCGGAGTCGTAATCCTGAATAATGTGGGAACTCCCACATTCCGGGCAGTGGTCAACACCCCGGATCGAGCGGCGGCGCTCTTCTGCAACAGTCAACTTTTCTTTCCTCCCATTTTGCCCGAGTATGGACCAGAAGTCCTCATAAAGCGTCATTCTAGGGCAAAAATTCCTCATCAAACAAAGTTTTCGGACGACCCAAAATGGCGCCCATCCAACCGAATGATCTGGCCCATTCGGTTACAGCAAAGACCATCAATGAACTGACTTAATATATAAGCTTTTCTATCCAGTTGCTTGACCCCAGAGCTGGCAACTACCACTTTAACAGCAAAAGCCATCTTACACGCAAAATCCATGGATAAACTATTTCTAAGAAAGAAAAGACAAATTAGAGAGACTTTAATGTCGTTATGCTTAGGGTAGCCCGGCGCAGCCCGGTCGAGGCTAAACGTTTTCAGTTTAGCCGCCGAGTCTAGCGGTCAAAGTGGGCTAAGACCACGATTAGGGATAGCGGGCTCTGGATCTCACAAGAGGAGATCCCCGCTGACGGGAGTTCGAATCTCCCCCGGGCTACCACACTATGATCTGCTACTATTTATTAGGCGTATTTTGAGAGGAGGAGTTAAAAATATCCTGTGGAGATTTTAGATTCTGAAGATTTACATCAACGATTAAATACCTCAACTAGTTTATGTTACAAAAATCTGAAGGGAAAAGAATGGCAGAACAGCGAAAAGAAGAGATCATAAAAAAGGCCTATGAACTGGGTTTCCGCTACGAGAGGGATTATCATGGATGCGCTCAGAGCGTCTTATTAGCTGTCCAAGAAGCTTTCGGGATGGAAGATCCGGCGGTTTTCAGGTCGGCAACCGGCCTTTCTGGGGGACTAGGACTTTCTATAAATGGCCCCTGTGGCGCGTTAACCGGCGGCATCATGGCTTTAAGTCAAAGGTTTGGCCGAGAAAGAAGTAAGATAGAAGATTTAGAAGGGATACGATTTAAATCCTATGAGCTTGCTAGGAAATTATGTCAACGATTTATTAATGAGTATGGAAGCTTTTCTTGCCGCGATATTCAAAGAAAAATCTTTGGTAGAGCTTATGAGCTTGCTAATCCTAAGGAATTCGAAGAATTCGTGAAAGCTGGCGGACATTCAGAAAAATGCCCCTTAGTGGTTGGAAAGGCTGCTTCATGGGTTGCTGAAATAATTCTTGCATATGAAACTTGAAACTCATGTTTTTCTTGTTCGTACTTTAGATGACGTTTTAAAATCTTTGCGTAGCCCGTAGATGTTTGCTTCATGAGTAATCTTAATAGTGCCAGGACTAAAACCAACTCTCCAAGTCGAGTAGCTTAAGGTTTTGGCTAAGGATGTTCCAAACTCAATACTCGGCAGAGAACCTTGCCAAAGCCACGTAAGAGTATAATCATCTTAGATCAAGGATAAATAGAAGCGCTAAGTCAAACCCTAAGGAAAACGATTTGAGTTCGGACGCTGGTAACCCTTGGCCATATCACTACTACAAAAGTATTGGGATGAGAAATTGTCCAAAACCAAATGCCCCTTTACGGCAGGAGAACAGCCACCCTAAAAATTGAGCCTATAAAGTTTCTAGACCTATTCAAGTGGTTTAAGAAATATTCAGCGGAAGAACTAGTAATGATCTACGGTAGCTTTGGAGGAACCCCGGCTTACCTGGAGTATGTAGATGAGAATCTAAGCGTTGAAGAAAACATTGTCGAAAAGATTTTGAGCAAGTGCTCACCCTTGCATGACGAACCCGAAATGCTACTTATGGAAGAAATTAGGGCCCCGCAACGTTACATGGACATACTCTCAGCCATATCCGTAGGTAAAAACACCGTCAGCGAAATCGCTGATAGAACTGGATTAAGCCGAGAAAACACTACAACCTACCTAAAAACGTTAGAAATTCTTGATTTAATTGAACGAGTAACCCCTGTGACTGAGCCTGAAACGAAGAGGGGACTGTATAGAATAAAAGATCCCTTTTTAGCTTCTGGTTTCGATTCGTCAGACCAAATAAAAGAGAACTTGAACTTGGATTAGAGAAAAATGTGTGGCTCAACATTAAAGAAGAGTTTAAAACACATCTAGGACAGATTTTCGAGGACATATGTACTGAGGCTTTAGTTGAAATGGCAAAGAAAAACTTGCTTCCCCTACAAATAGAGAAGATCGGAAAGTGGTGGCGGAAAGAAACGGAAATAGACATAGTAGGCATAGAAAGTAAAGGTAAAAAAGCGTTAGCGATAGAAGTAAAATTTACAGACCTAAACTATCAAGAAGCAAAGAAATTGTTATCTGAAATTGCCATAAAAGCAGGGCAAATACGCGGTGCTGAAGAGTGTATTCTGGGCGTAATGGCTAAGAGAATAAATGATAAGGAAAAACTGCAAAACCAAGGCTTCATAACCTTTGACTTCGAAGATATAGAAAACCTACGCGAACGAGAAGTTTAAAAACGTTGGTCACTTAGCAAAGAAGGCTTCGCTTTTGAAGGAGATAGGTTTGAGTAATTTTAGGTATTGCCCGTACTGTGGAAACCAAATTCCACTGGATGCAACATATTGTCCCTACTGTGGAGGGACGGTAACCCCAATTTCACTGACACCCTCCCCGAGAACCCCGACACTTCCCCCATCAGCTACCGAAGCGCGCAAAAGACCATTGGGTGTAATATTTTTGATCCTATTGATGGCTTTACGCGGGGTTTTTAGCCTATTTTTAGGGATGATTTGGATCATCGCAGCGCTCATTTATTTTATTGCAGTTTATGGACTCTGGCGGATGAAAGGGTGGGGAGGTTGGCTCACAGCTGTCTTATCAATTGTGGGAATAATCTACAACACCCTTGTTTTATTTTCTCATATTATTCTTAGCTACGCGTTTGAAACGACAATTGTTTTAATTTATATTCCTGCGATAGTACTCGATTTAATAGTGCTAGTTTACCTTTACAGTATCTGGAAGTTGTTCAAATAAGTTTCACCTAATTTTAATTCTCTACTGGTATGAGGACTATATAGTAACCGTCTCGAGAATAAATTTTAATGAGTCAAAAGGCTAAAAATGAAAAATTTCGGAAATTATTTTAATGACACACTGGAACACAACAGGCAAGTAATGTTGTAAGCGTTCTTACATTATGCCGAGAAAAATAGTAGCAACTTCTATTTGTTAAGTTCGATCCAACTTATTGCAGTGATCTTTAAACCTATACGCTCACCGCGTTTAACTTGAGAGTACAAGCGAGTTAGGCAGCTCTCTTGCATTCGTGCATAAATAATCAACTCTAAATTTTTCAATGGGGGGTTTTCATTAATGGAATTTTCCCATTTAATGCGAAGAATATTTTCACTAAAATTTTTGAGTATAAACTTTAAATCATAGTAGCTTTCTTTATGAAAAAAGAATTGAAGGAGGCATTAAGAAAAAAGTTGGTACAACCACCCCCAACTGTGCACGGGGGTTTTCTTCCGAAAAACTTTTTTGTAACAAGCGGTCAAGCAACTAGCCCCACGTCACCATTGAATGCTTTCGACGCTGCATTAACTAAGGCTAAAATCTCTCAGTGCAACATCGTTCCTGTTTCATCGATCCTACCGCCGGATGCTCGACAGGTTGAAAATAGTGAAATCACTCCTGGCGCAATTACGTTCTGTGTTTTAGCCCGAATGGACGGGGATCCCGGTGAAACAATTGGGGCTGGAATTGGGTGGAGTTGGGGTACCACGGCTGAAGGAACCCGCTATGGTATAGTTGCAGAGGCGCATGGTTATAAGGATAAGGAATCAATTGAAAAAGAACTCAAATGGAAACTCCAGGAAATGGCACGACTTCGCAATATGACTTTGACTTCAATGGACTTTAAGGCAGAGTACATGGAAGTACCAAAGGGTCGTTATGGAAGTGTCGTCGTAGCTTTAGTTTATCTCCCATGG
The Candidatus Bathyarchaeota archaeon DNA segment above includes these coding regions:
- a CDS encoding zinc-ribbon domain-containing protein, whose amino-acid sequence is MSNFRYCPYCGNQIPLDATYCPYCGGTVTPISLTPSPRTPTLPPSATEARKRPLGVIFLILLMALRGVFSLFLGMIWIIAALIYFIAVYGLWRMKGWGGWLTAVLSIVGIIYNTLVLFSHIILSYAFETTIVLIYIPAIVLDLIVLVYLYSIWKLFK
- a CDS encoding C_GCAxxG_C_C family protein, with protein sequence MAEQRKEEIIKKAYELGFRYERDYHGCAQSVLLAVQEAFGMEDPAVFRSATGLSGGLGLSINGPCGALTGGIMALSQRFGRERSKIEDLEGIRFKSYELARKLCQRFINEYGSFSCRDIQRKIFGRAYELANPKEFEEFVKAGGHSEKCPLVVGKAASWVAEIILAYET
- a CDS encoding ATP-binding protein translates to MPLYGRRTATLKIEPIKFLDLFKWFKKYSAEELVMIYGSFGGTPAYLEYVDENLSVEENIVEKILSKCSPLHDEPEMLLMEEIRAPQRYMDILSAISVGKNTVSEIADRTGLSRENTTTYLKTLEILDLIERVTPVTEPETKRGLYRIKDPFLASGFDSSDQIKENLNLD
- a CDS encoding pyruvoyl-dependent arginine decarboxylase; protein product: MKKELKEALRKKLVQPPPTVHGGFLPKNFFVTSGQATSPTSPLNAFDAALTKAKISQCNIVPVSSILPPDARQVENSEITPGAITFCVLARMDGDPGETIGAGIGWSWGTTAEGTRYGIVAEAHGYKDKESIEKELKWKLQEMARLRNMTLTSMDFKAEYMEVPKGRYGSVVVALVYLPWTEEESTRIP